One Xyrauchen texanus isolate HMW12.3.18 chromosome 26, RBS_HiC_50CHRs, whole genome shotgun sequence genomic window, attacaatacttttatttggaatttgggagacatgctgtcagtactttatagaataaaacaaaaatgtaacttttactcaaacacataactATAAATAGTCAATCCAGAGAAACTCGAAATGTTGCAGTGGTCTCTTacttttttccagagctgtaaatTAACGGACTGTTTTCAGGAACTATTTCTCACAGGTTTTTCAATCTTAAGTTATAATTAAATATCCaatgatttattttatattgcaGATATCCCATAAAATGATGGGCACCTCCTTACATGTTACTTTTATTAATTTAGCTTGTGCTTTTAATAGTGTATTGTGCAGCAGGAAATAAAAGAATATGAACACATAGTTACACAGTGAAATATCAAAAGGAATAGTaataaaaattctcataatttacacaccctaatGCTATCCCAGATATGATGActgactttattctgctgaacataaagatttttagaagaatatttcagttctgttggtcctcacattgcaaataaatggtggccagaactttgaagctccaaatatcacataaaggcagcatacaagtaatccatacaactttagTGGttatgttttactataaatctctactttcacattctgaattggattaaaatattgaactttttctctcccacacctatcatacagcttctgaagacatggataaacATCTTATGGGtaacttatgctgcctttatgtgatttttggagcttcaaagttctggtcaccatttacttgcaatgtGAGAACCAACAGGgctgaaaaaaaatctttgtgttcagcagaagaaaggaagtcacacatctgggatggcattagggtgagtaaattatgagagaatatttattcttggtgaattatccttttaattTATAAGTaatgttgtttgttgttttgcaTTTCATTGCCACTTTGTGGTAGGTTAGGATTAAAAACTCCATGATTGATATTTATACCATGTATGGATGTTTGACTGCTGTGTTCTCCGTTTTTGCTGTGGCCACGTTTCTCCAGAATAGGACTCGCGCTCTGAGAAGCCTCCAGGGAGACATAGACTGTGAGTCTGGGATGCACTGCTCTATATgggcacacaaacaaacatacacacaatatGAGAGTTCATTCTCATTTAGAATTGAAAGAAAGCACATCAGAATAAATCACTTGTGATTTTATACCTTACCTTGATTTCAGTGCATTGTAAAGTCGGATTCCATCAGCTGCGCCACAAATTTGGACTAAATCCTCCCGAGTTAATTTCAGTAGATCAGAACCTGAGCAATCAATCATGTGAAATATGTCTATTGTTAATAaccaattttattttatgttgagcGTCTGTAGTTAAAAACTGAATTCAAAGAGTCATCGCAATTCTCTATCAAATGATCCTGGATTGATCCACAATAATTCGGTTTACTTAAGTATACGCaggacaaaacatacagatggaGAAAGTGCCATGCGGAGGGCACTTCTGCACCAGTATAAAATGCTATAACACATGGTgtgcatgtataaatatttttgctacaaaattatatgTGCACACAAACCTGAGAAATGGGTGAAAATACGACTGTACGAGTTGAATCTGTTCATAAGGAGCCACTTCTGCGTCTCCTGTATAGAGGCTGTGGGACTCAAAGACTGCAGAAAGTGTCAAACACAATGAGAGGATGCAATTAAAGACAGACTTGTAAAATCCTATAATTCACAAATATGCACAAACCTCCATAGACATGAGGGTACCAGGATCCCCTTGGTGGTTAGGTGAGGATGACTCACTGAAAACAAATGCCAAACCATCAGATACTGCATAACTGTGCTTTATGGCACATTGTTTAAGAAACACAGAGACACATAAAataatgtatgtgtgtctctTACCTGTCAGGTACTGTGCTGccagtgctgtatgtgtgtgtgctggagGTAAAGGTCGGAGTAGATGCAGTATTGGGACTGACGTATGCATTATCCGACCATGGAGAGCACTGAAAACAGAGAAATGTATGATAGCGAATAGCGAATGTCAGAGTGATGTATAGCCCTGCAAACCTAAAAAAGGAGGTCTAAAACAAAATATGGATCAAGACTGAGGTTTTTGTCATGAGGACCGAACTATCACTgttcacacacagcagagatgaaTGGGTGCTTACACTTCCTCTTTTGCTTTTGGCGATGGAATCGCCGCAGTCTGCAGGAAGTGTACGCTTGCTTGATTTTTTAAGCTCATGTTCTACAGCCTCCTCAATCACAGGCTCCAACCGAgtctacaaaaacacacacacagcccaGTGAAAAGATTAGTCAAAAGATAAGAGACagactcaaaaaaacaaaaaacattttttaacctcctgagaccagatCGTGGCTGCTATATCAATTTTCCAtatccctttttgatttgtaactattagcacataataaacatgcaaataataataataataatattctacagcaaacagttttcctaaaaatgaatgaagTTACAGAAATTACATCAGAAACTACcctaattcattaaaaaaaaagtaatggccagcattgtCCAATcattgccaaccatgttaaaataaaattatacattttaaattctgaatatatgtaGTGATTATTATTGTCCCATGTCtgacaaacatcatctgcagcctgaaactgaacttttgataggaagtttggattgaatgcacttacctgtatagagagttataggatgctcccttgctccctatttagtgaatgacttaacctccagtgtgctgtttgaaatgcaccttattttcatcctaactccatataatccctctgaaagcaacattttcaggttttggatgaacccattgattctcaatgtgatatcctatattaactgtgcattttctaatgaaaaccttgtgctattgtacacattagtgtacattgtgatTAGCAGCATGGCGTTTTGTGctaaatcactcaaattttaaATTGGCATATCAGGTGaatctagagactctaatcttttgactcaaactggTTTTAAAGTAAACGCTTAataaggtttcttaccagatgtagttttgggAGTTGGTGTTTCTCCCAGACATACTCTGCTGTGATCAGAGACATGTTATTTGGTCACATGactcgaaagtttaaccctttactgacagcacagggtcttctgaactgagatcagtccgtttaaattaatttaaatgatgtgCTGCAtacagcaaagccaaaatacaatgtccacgcttGTGTACGAAATTTAAAGTACTttgataaatatgtttaaaatgatacaTGGTGGCTGTAACATGATCGGACAAATACTAACTTTATCTCAGCAACTCCCCAATTACGGGACTAAATTAATCATGGGTGTAAAACACGTCTATGAAAAGGGAATTTCTATTATGGCATCAGTAAACTGAAAACGTTTGCTTTTGTGTGATGCTCCATCCATGCATATAGGTGTAAGTCCAAGACCACAGTCTTATCAGTTGTATAGGAGAATAAGAGCCagtacaacaaacaaaaaaagacttTGTGCACCTTTGAGGGCTGAGCTAAATATACTTGCCTCTGACAAAATTGTGGTGTCATAGGAAAGTTGATATTTCTCTTTCTCTTGTGCGGTCCGTTTCTCCATcttctctctgtctgttttctgCTTTCTGTCTGCTCCCTTTGGCTGTTTGTAGAAGGACACACTTTAGAAAATGCCAAAGATCAATAGTCAGGTTTCTATCCAAGTTGCAAATTTAGTTCAGATGGAATATGACCAAAACTATGAATAAAGCACCGTTTacatcccatgtgttcaaaagaataAAATGGTCACATCTGGGGAAATTGGCGCAAAACAGAAATGTTGTAGCCagtgtgttttttgttattttatttaatgtaataatttaattgtaGTTTAGAGCATGCAGGCAAAACACTTTGACAaagttaaatgtaaatgtgtttacatcGTTGTTTATACGCACATCTTCTTACAGAAAAAAAGCGAGAGTAAGTTTCTTATGCACTTTGGAAATTTCATTTGCAACTTGGTTTTTTCACCCAGCAATTCCCATGCGATATCCCAAATATGTGAATGGGAACTTGGCTTGTGTTACCTCCAGACTGGATCCAAATTCCAGCATCATACTTcaaaaactacagtatatactgtatattttcttgcttgcatgtgtgtgtggcgtAACCTTAAAGACTTTGATCTGGCAGCTGGCGGAGTGCAGGTGCTCCGTATATTCTCCACTTTCATTTTGCTTAAAGGTGTCAATCTGGATACGGAACGGAACTCCTTTCTCTCCACCATGTTTTCGTGGGGTAAACTCTGTACTGATGCAATGAACCTTCATCGAGGAGGAGGAAAGGAAGGAAAAAAATTAGCGTGGGATGCATGGAATGCCCCTGGAGCAGTTTGAGATTATGCTTGCACTGGGTTGTGCCAGATACGTTTTCAATAACCAGAATGATATTCACATGTTTGAAACTTGATCGGGCTGCTCCAAAGTCAAAACGATAATGTTTGAAAATTAAGCATTGTGAACCCTTCTGTCTCTCTCCAAATTGTCTGGGACATTAATATAATTCCAAACATGTCTGATACTTGGCACAGGGAGCACATTTTTCTTTGTTACAACTGCTCTACAACTTCAACATTTTACTTTCTAGATATTTTCATGGAGATacgatgtctgtttgtccatacaatgcaagtgaatggtgaccaaattttcaagctccaGAAAGGACATAAAGCattaaggtaatccataagactctagtggtttaatccatgtcttctgaagcgatccaattgtttttttttggatgAGAATGGAGTGAATTTTTTTCACTTCAAAAAGGTGCCAtgtataggattttttttttaataatgttccttgaggtccacttataatgttagtgtgATTTTTCTAATTAAAACTAGTCATAATTTAGGAATAACTGGGATAGATAATTTTCTATCCCGTTTTTGTGCCTCTGATTCAAATGCTCAATTTTTGGGGCTTGTATTCTTGAAGACTTCAGTGTAAACCACCACTGCTGTGATTGTGTaacatcttgacatctgcagtctccttgccgatcatgatttcaagcttgaatacACTTCCTAATGCCATCTAGCTCTCTTGCACATGCTTCAAGCCGAGAAGTGTAATCAaccttaaaatcatgatcgtgtctagagactgcaatggcaagatttacagtgcaaaaggagttatattttggtcttttctcaaccAAAACTGAATGGATCactacagaagacattgattaaaccactggagtcttgtggggtacctttatgctgcctttatgtgctttttggagcttgaaaatttggtcaccaatcacttgcattgtatggacaaacagacatcatatttCCATAAAAATCTCTTCAATTTTGTTCTACagacaaaagggtgagtaaatgatgagaaaatggtcatttttgggcaaactattcctttaaggcatcaTAGATACATTCCTGATCTGAAGAGTGTTCCAAAAGGAAGGCAACTCAATTATGCTGCATCCTAAAATAACTTGTTTTGGCAAAAAACTAAGGCAGCATCACTTGTATCCTTTGTGGATAAGCCAATCTCATAATAAACTGTGTTGAGAGAAATGTTAGATaaagattataaaaaaataaaaaaaaactctttttacagaaaagtatcaataaaacaaatattcagtgtaataaaaatgtattgttttacccaatatttgtgtgtgcaatgTATTTTTACGATTATTATATTACAGCATatagcatagcaacatgctaacaccaaacAAAATCGAAATCAATTGCGAGTGGATTCTCTCGTGTGGAGCACTATGTGTGTGGTGCAGAGAGTTACGGCCTGAggaactagggctgcaactaacgatcgTTTTgaaaatcgattaatctaacaattattcagtgattattgcaatgaataaaataaattaatcattagctcttaaccgattattcagcttgtgccctgacttaaagattgtattaaacatgcttactaacaataaagaggacaaaataccattcactgaattaaagggaaaaaataagtttacttcacaaaataaattcatCACAAAAAAATCCTATTATTATCAACTTATATTTGATgtctcttaaatataagtgtattttgtatataagtgtattttttcacttggttatacttctgcgagtgcagtaaagacaaaatatactaatattcaagatctatcctctaaaagcaagtataaatatcttatatgctgcttctcaggttaatgcatctttttttaaaggatttttagatattttaaaatatttgtattttttaatattatattcaacatccTCAGATAACAAATTTTTCTTTGCCATATATAGCTTCTAAATGTAAGCTGTTTTAAAAGGAATTTTAGACATTTATACTGGAAAACacgccaaaacaaaaacaaatcaaaaatgtatttttttgcggtgtataatggggtgaagagtacactctctcacatttctgttcactctgtcatattaataaagctgtgtattgccaattttcttcacgataagaaatgcacagtgatacatatattatgattcaatatagcgcgatggctcgtgacttaatctagctgcattaagcggctcgagggatgagcgtccccgcgacagagtgtgcatcagccggtgtCCTGATTTTGCAATccacatcacctgaagctgtttggaaggtttagagtgcatctggactgtgagctgtgtaattcttcttctcctcagtcaggcaaaaactgcagtgctgctctcgcccatggatttaatgtgatctcatgttacgttaaattagatCTAATGACTACTAGACAAcggacatttttcaaaattttttattgtcaataaCGTCGACttatcgtttcagccctatttgGAACAGATGGTAAGTTGAGTAGACAGTGAATGCTCATTCAACCAAATGAGTCATTTTTGGTTATGAAATTTTTCATTAAATCATGTTATTCTTGATTTCCCTGATGATTATCTACAGTAGTCGATCAAACAAGAAAAGAAATCtgtaaaatgttttagaaagCGTGATCTCACACAGCAAGACTTTCAACATTTAGTCAGCTGTCTCATTGACATTACTGAAACTCAGTAGTACGCTTATCTAGCCTTTAAACTACCACAACATGAAAGCGTGCTTGTGGGTTAAGGTCAAATCTGGCTCATGTGAGAATGGTCATGTGTACCTGCACAAACACAGACGCTCTTTTGGAGAGATCCCACAGGAACTCTGCAGCGTTGAGCTGGGAGGCGTGTGTGTGGGGCTCTGTGATGCCAACTGACATGGGGATATctgcaacacacacatgacacacaGTAAAAACTGTTTGTTAACCAGAGTGAATCAAAAAATGACCATTCCAGAGCTTTGGCACCAAAATAACACGTGATCACACAACAAGCTCCCACCGATGTCAAGAAGACGGTCACCGGGCCGATTCCATTTCCATCCCTCCAGCTGTTGTTGCTCCATGAACTGAAGCCTTCGGTCATGGAAAACCACCCTAACTAGACTCTATAATTCACCCCAAagcaaacagacacaaacacaaaacatcagAACAAGCACTCCTCTTGTAGTGTACACATTGTTTTTTGCACTGAATCTTCATCATGGTAAAAGAAAtgacactcactgagcacattattaggaacacctgtacacctacttaatcATGCAATCTAATCAACCtatcgtgtgacagcagtgcaacgcataaaattatgcagatatggaTCAGGGACTTCAGTTaatgaggcgaatgggctacaacagcagaagaccacgtcggggactttattagaaccatagtgctcctaataaagtgctcagtgagtgtacatttttTGTGTTTACTGCCCGAATTAAATTTGATGggataaaatgaaaaacaatacatAGACAACATGTCTTTATGTTAGTTTCCTTCACTGGATGCATGTAGTTAAACATACGGTGCAAAGACTTTAATACGATTCACAAACAAAGTACCCTTATGAGtcgttttttttaatgaataggtCAAAAATACTCAAACTTAAATGTTATAGTAATTTCTGAATCTATATCATCTCACCTTCACAGTCTTGTTGAGGTCTGGCATCTCCCCTATTTTCCTGTTATCAAGCAACCGGATTTCATAAGACTGGCCTACAGGGGAAGAGGATAAGGTGTGTTTATTCTAATGTTATTGCATATCTTCTCAGCAGGTCTGGGGCTTGTTGGTATCCTTGCAGGGGCGGGGGATAATTGAGGAGGAAAACAGTACCTTGGTTTAGGTAGGTGAGCGTCTCCTCGTGCAGTTTAACAGCAGGGGATGTGGCGGCACACAGCACATACTGAAACGGAGGAttcttggtgtcagactccacagGAACACTAACATCTTCCTGCTTAAAGATGGGCAGAGCCAACACATCACTGCAGtgagaaacaaacagacagaaaaaacaAATGTTATTATGAAATGGTGAATTGTTATGTCAGAACTGCAGACCCTCTACCAATGTCAATATGGAAATGTTTGTCACAGAAACAGGTATGGGGAAACACCCTGCACACTCtataaacatcacacacacagccTCTCTTTCATCATTCTGAACCACAAACACGCAAAGCACACATTACCATCACACTACggagaaattaaaagaaaaaaccaACACAGAGGCAAATCActagaatttaaatgtttattctgcAATTTCTGCACTGCTACAAATAGATAGTCCTGTCCCAAAATAAACAAGTTTGGGCTGAAGTGTCAGTACCCGCATCTCAATGTGCATTCTATCTGTCCTAAACAGTATCTACTATGAAAAAAGACATGCCAAAGTTTCCCAGATGGTCTAGTATATTTCCAGAAAATATTCAAAATGTGGATCCGTGGACACTTTTTCAGCTAATATTCCCCACAATCCCTTGCTCAGTGGAAGTGGAGTTTAAGGGTTCACTTCAGAACAACAACTGTGAAATGTgacaaattatgaaataattttattttttttagttaattatcCCTACAACATGTATTGAACTTGGGACATTCCTTTAATTTATGAATACCCAAAAAAATAACCTAAGACTATCATCTTTTTAGTTGCAGCATCAACAACAAGAGCTGAAAGGGTAAATACTGTCAGTAAGGAGAGACATTTGAAAACTGCCATGACCCTGCACATGCATGACATATATACAGACTCCTATGCCTTTATGACACATGCATAGGTGGTATCAGGCCAGTGCAGTGACAGCAAAACAAGCTGAGTCAGTCAGCTGGCAGTCTGCTTGACATGACGTTTGTTACAGTGCTGCCCAGCAATCTGCATCTGTTTTCTGAAACATGAGTAGCCCCACGGTCACATTCTGTTCCACTGCTGCTCATTCCACAGATGGGCATGACCACAAGTTAGACTATCTGCAATTAACACCCCCATTCACCTCTTGGGCTACACCAAAACATCACATTAACACTTTATGTCATAGTCCTGACTTACATACACAGTGCAAATGATAAGCATATCTCCATAATACTAACTAGATCCTGACCTGATCTGACCCGGTTCATGGAAAGACACCTGCTACTAATGCAGCAGCAGTAGCCTTGCAGCAGTCACTACGTGCTTAAAGCAACAATACCAGAAAATAACTGTTTAGCTTACATAATATAAACACTACTCCAGTGTGAACATTGTCCGGATGCCTTTGGATGACCATGTGAACTGCAGGGTGCTGGAAGAGTAATAAGAAACTTGATAGCACAGGGGGGGAAGCATGTGAACAGCTCTCTTTCGCCAGTCTCACACTAGAGCACTCCAGTCACTAACAATTTGGACAAAGCTACATATACAGTTTTTAATATGCGCCCACATCATCAACACCCCAGCGAGACTTGACATATGCAGGGGGAATGTTGTTTGCTTCTTCCAATGCTGTGGATGTTGAAGCACCTGGCATGCAGTTTTAACTCATGGCAAAACAACAACATCTATGAAAAAATGTTGACTACGACATTTTGGGGTCAGCttaaattgacaaaaaacaataaaaatactatattttgattaaaaaaaattataaaaatatttctatCCCAGGTTAATATGTAGACAACTATAagagtgagtttggggtgggactatctgtttgttcaacaaATGGAAGTTAGTGGAAGTGTTtgtggaaacctgtttgaaaacggtcactatttttgcaattctgttgggTGCTGCTAATGCTGCAGGATATTCAGAGTCTTTCAATATTTGTTacggtaaagtgtgtaatttccacGCCACTACCATCATCTCACAGAACATAAAAACCATTGATCACAATTTCCAAACAACCCCTTGTCTTGTCCATCCATCTATATCATCTGGTGAAAATGGaaaattcacccaaatattatttattttaaaccaaAAATTCGTctttaatcatttattcaccctcatgctacAAACATTTCTTTACTCTGCTGAacaaaatgatttttagaagaatatctcagctctgtagggtcATACAATGTGTATaatgatcagcactttaaaaaaagcacagacaattgtgcttttcatttaagtcataatccatatgacttaaatgaatgtcttctgaaactgAACAATAGCTTCGGGTGAGTAACGGGTCACTATATTTGTTTACTTCCGGCCACTCTGATCAGCGTCCACGAGGG contains:
- the LOC127619729 gene encoding upstream-binding protein 1-like isoform X2, which translates into the protein MAWVLKMDDATIESGLVHDFDASLSGIGQELGAGAYSMSDVLALPIFKQEDVSVPVESDTKNPPFQYVLCAATSPAVKLHEETLTYLNQGQSYEIRLLDNRKIGEMPDLNKTVKSLVRVVFHDRRLQFMEQQQLEGWKWNRPGDRLLDIDIPMSVGITEPHTHASQLNAAEFLWDLSKRASVFVQVHCISTEFTPRKHGGEKGVPFRIQIDTFKQNESGEYTEHLHSASCQIKVFKPKGADRKQKTDREKMEKRTAQEKEKYQLSYDTTILSETRLEPVIEEAVEHELKKSSKRTLPADCGDSIAKSKRGSCSPWSDNAYVSPNTASTPTFTSSTHTYSTGSTVPDSESSSPNHQGDPGTLMSMESLSPTASIQETQKWLLMNRFNSYSRIFTHFSGSDLLKLTREDLVQICGAADGIRLYNALKSRAVHPRLTVYVSLEASQSASPILEKRGHSKNGEHSSQTSIHVYHALYLDEMTACELTRKISSVLSLPLTHINQVYKQGPTGIHILLSDQVVQSFFQLVCTFETLHRLFPFTCWTS
- the LOC127619729 gene encoding upstream-binding protein 1-like isoform X1 — its product is MAWVLKMDDATIESGLVHDFDASLSGIGQELGAGAYSMSDVLALPIFKQEDVSVPVESDTKNPPFQYVLCAATSPAVKLHEETLTYLNQGQSYEIRLLDNRKIGEMPDLNKTVKSLVRVVFHDRRLQFMEQQQLEGWKWNRPGDRLLDIDIPMSVGITEPHTHASQLNAAEFLWDLSKRASVFVQVHCISTEFTPRKHGGEKGVPFRIQIDTFKQNESGEYTEHLHSASCQIKVFKPKGADRKQKTDREKMEKRTAQEKEKYQLSYDTTILSETRLEPVIEEAVEHELKKSSKRTLPADCGDSIAKSKRGSCSPWSDNAYVSPNTASTPTFTSSTHTYSTGSTVPDSESSSPNHQGDPGTLMSMESLSPTASIQETQKWLLMNRFNSYSRIFTHFSGSDLLKLTREDLVQICGAADGIRLYNALKSRAVHPRLTVYVSLEASQSASPILEKRGHSKNGEHSSQTSIHVYHALYLDEMTACELTRKISSVLSLPLTHINQVYKQGPTGIHILLSDQMVYNFPDESSFIVSTIQDDTSDGFHLVLK